One Fontisphaera persica DNA window includes the following coding sequences:
- a CDS encoding CbiX/SirB N-terminal domain-containing protein: MKNDDYSDAALVLLGHGSTLNAESALPTYQHAEALRQRRLFAQVLTGFWKQEPFIAGVLRGAFAPRVFLVPLFISEGYFTEEVLPRELGLCAPGQTAFARVQRRGPQILHYTRPVGTHDRMTEVLLARAREVVAAHPPAPPPAQTALFIAGHGTGNNENSRKIIEHQAELIRARAEYAAVHAIFMEEEPRIEDCYRLAPCENLVVVPFFISDGLHSYEDIPVLLGEDPQAVHARYQAGQPTFPNPTLRHGKRVWYAASIGREPLMVEVILERVREMAGPMEKR; the protein is encoded by the coding sequence ATGAAGAACGATGATTACTCAGACGCGGCTCTGGTACTGCTGGGGCACGGCTCCACCTTGAACGCGGAGTCGGCCCTGCCCACCTATCAGCATGCGGAGGCGCTGCGCCAACGCCGCTTGTTTGCCCAGGTGCTGACCGGCTTTTGGAAACAGGAGCCTTTCATTGCCGGCGTGTTGCGCGGAGCCTTTGCGCCGCGGGTGTTTCTGGTGCCCCTGTTCATCTCCGAGGGTTACTTCACCGAGGAAGTGCTGCCGCGCGAACTGGGACTGTGCGCGCCGGGGCAGACGGCGTTTGCGCGGGTCCAACGGCGGGGACCTCAAATCCTCCATTACACCCGCCCCGTAGGCACCCATGACCGCATGACCGAAGTCTTGCTGGCGCGCGCGCGCGAAGTGGTGGCGGCCCATCCCCCCGCACCACCCCCCGCGCAGACGGCTCTGTTCATTGCCGGACATGGCACGGGCAACAATGAGAACTCGCGCAAAATCATCGAACACCAGGCGGAGTTAATCCGCGCCCGCGCGGAATATGCCGCCGTCCATGCCATTTTCATGGAAGAGGAGCCGCGCATTGAAGACTGCTACCGCCTGGCCCCGTGCGAAAACCTGGTGGTGGTGCCGTTTTTCATCAGTGACGGACTGCACTCCTATGAAGATATTCCGGTGTTGCTTGGCGAAGACCCCCAAGCTGTACATGCCCGTTACCAGGCCGGACAGCCCACCTTTCCCAATCCCACCCTCCGCCACGGCAAGCGGGTGTGGTACGCCGCCAGCATTGGACGGGAGCCGTTGATGGTGGAGGTCATTTTGGAGCGGGTGCGGGAAATGGCTGGCCCCATGGAGAAGCGATAA
- a CDS encoding DUF1573 domain-containing protein, with the protein MKRCLLPVFYAVVLITGWGLLSQTQPAPQPVPPPPPLPAPQPIPVPVPPPALPPATAPAPAPAVVPATPPPALPTLPPNTLVWDAMAKEIRVKSGETNVHFVFLCTNQGPAEILIINTHSSCGCTVATLPSYPYRIPPGGTGKIEVNMDVRGKYGLVTKTVTLNTSHGPQYLTVSARVPDPVLNNPNAAGNAMSAQQRQMNLELAKNDRQLVFKGGCATCHAEPARGKMGAELFAAACGVCHDAPHRAQMVPDLRNPKRPAQREYWLQWVMFGKPGTLMPAFARSHGGPLTDDQIFSLVEYLVGPFQQSQPPQPAATPTQPAH; encoded by the coding sequence ATGAAGCGCTGCCTGTTGCCCGTCTTTTACGCGGTGGTGCTAATCACCGGCTGGGGTTTGTTGAGCCAAACTCAACCGGCGCCGCAGCCCGTCCCACCGCCTCCGCCTCTTCCCGCGCCTCAGCCCATTCCTGTGCCCGTGCCGCCGCCCGCGCTGCCCCCCGCCACTGCGCCCGCGCCCGCGCCGGCCGTGGTGCCGGCCACCCCACCCCCGGCCCTGCCCACCCTGCCGCCCAACACCCTGGTGTGGGACGCCATGGCCAAGGAAATCCGGGTCAAAAGCGGGGAAACCAACGTGCATTTTGTTTTTTTATGCACCAATCAGGGACCGGCGGAAATCTTGATTATCAACACCCATTCCTCCTGTGGCTGCACCGTGGCCACCCTGCCCAGTTACCCCTATCGCATTCCTCCAGGCGGCACGGGCAAGATTGAAGTCAACATGGACGTGCGCGGCAAATATGGCCTGGTCACCAAAACCGTCACCCTCAACACCTCTCACGGCCCCCAATACCTGACCGTGAGCGCCCGCGTGCCGGACCCCGTGCTCAACAACCCCAACGCCGCCGGCAACGCCATGAGCGCGCAGCAACGCCAGATGAACCTGGAACTGGCCAAGAATGACCGCCAACTCGTCTTCAAGGGCGGCTGCGCCACCTGCCACGCCGAGCCCGCCCGCGGCAAGATGGGGGCGGAATTGTTTGCGGCGGCCTGCGGCGTCTGCCATGACGCCCCCCATCGCGCCCAAATGGTCCCCGACTTGCGCAATCCCAAGCGCCCCGCCCAACGGGAGTACTGGTTGCAGTGGGTGATGTTTGGCAAGCCGGGCACGCTCATGCCCGCCTTCGCTCGCAGCCACGGCGGGCCACTGACCGATGACCAGATTTTCTCCCTGGTGGAGTATTTGGTGGGGCCTTTTCAGCAAAGCCAGCCCCCGCAACCGGCCGCCACACCCACCCAACCCGCACATTAA
- a CDS encoding ATP-binding protein yields MMNLEDCKLLADLPPHELAQIRQAARELSFAPGQTIFKEGDQGDGVYLVRAGEVEISALVGQGDRRPISRIGPGEMFGEMAVIDSEPRSASATAVGDVQAWFISRDELWSLLERSPVLSRHLMREISRRLREFNRQYIREVIQAERLALVGRFARSIVHDLKNPLNIIGIAADMMGLENATAESRAIARKRIRKQVDRISAMVNELLEYTRTAQTTTVLAATDYAAFVMPLLEEIAAEITVKRANLKVPEPAPSVIIAANPQRLSRVFYNLVHNATDAMPQGGDITVRFRVRDGRVITEIQDSGTGIPEEILPRMFEPFFTHGKAQGTGLGLSICKRIIEDHQGTIEARNAPAGGAVISFSLPVQSAVS; encoded by the coding sequence ATGATGAACCTGGAAGACTGCAAGCTGCTGGCCGATTTGCCCCCCCACGAGCTGGCGCAAATCCGACAGGCGGCGCGCGAGCTCTCCTTTGCCCCCGGCCAGACCATCTTCAAGGAAGGGGACCAAGGCGACGGCGTGTACCTGGTCCGCGCCGGCGAGGTGGAAATCTCCGCACTCGTCGGCCAGGGCGACCGCCGGCCCATCAGCCGCATTGGCCCGGGAGAAATGTTTGGCGAAATGGCCGTCATTGACAGCGAGCCCCGCTCCGCCAGCGCCACCGCCGTGGGCGACGTCCAGGCCTGGTTCATTTCCCGGGACGAATTATGGAGCTTGTTGGAGCGCTCCCCGGTGCTTTCCCGCCATTTGATGCGCGAAATCAGCCGCCGGCTGCGCGAGTTCAACCGCCAATACATCCGTGAGGTCATTCAGGCGGAGCGGCTGGCGCTGGTGGGCCGCTTTGCCCGCTCCATTGTCCACGACCTCAAAAATCCCTTGAACATCATCGGCATCGCCGCCGACATGATGGGCCTGGAAAATGCCACGGCCGAGTCCCGCGCCATCGCGCGAAAACGCATTCGCAAACAGGTGGACCGCATCAGCGCCATGGTCAACGAGCTGCTGGAATACACCCGCACCGCCCAAACCACCACCGTGCTGGCCGCCACGGATTACGCGGCCTTCGTCATGCCGCTCCTGGAGGAAATCGCCGCGGAAATCACCGTGAAACGGGCCAACCTCAAAGTGCCTGAGCCGGCCCCCTCCGTCATCATCGCCGCCAATCCCCAGCGCCTGTCGCGGGTCTTCTACAACCTCGTCCACAATGCCACCGATGCCATGCCCCAGGGCGGGGACATCACCGTGCGCTTTCGGGTGCGCGACGGCCGGGTCATCACGGAAATCCAGGATTCCGGCACAGGCATTCCCGAGGAAATCTTGCCGCGCATGTTCGAGCCTTTTTTCACCCACGGCAAAGCCCAGGGCACCGGCTTGGGCTTGAGCATCTGCAAACGCATCATCGAAGACCACCAGGGCACCATCGAGGCGCGCAATGCTCCCGCCGGCGGCGCGGTGATTTCCTTCAGCCTCCCCGTGCAATCCGCGGTCTCCTGA
- a CDS encoding HEAT repeat domain-containing protein — protein sequence MSAAPHRASRHPRHASAPRRRWLPWGTGLLAVIALALCWWHWRTPHPSPPAQPPASPSAASAASAANQDIPKVNFFQLAPEKEVFAQYGGSESCRECHAEAYAHWRHSNHALAERPVDPARDRPAFDPPRAFHHGTQFTGVRYENGRFEVRTPGPTNHGPFVVERVIGNFPLLQYLTPFPGGRWQTLEASYDPVSNEWFNVFGQEDRQPGEWGHWSGRGMNWNSMCAGCHNTRLRKNYDARTDAYRTTMAEMSVGCEACHGPMKDHNQWQYQHKGSGLPDPTLRKPTRQQTLHTCAFCHARRMDLTGDFKPGDNFWDHFMLQIVDQTDIFYPDGQIRDEDYEFAPFLGSRMHAQGGVTCADCHHPHTMKPLLPGNLLCARCHEGSHTNAPIIDPVKHSFHKVFNPFVNTNGELVEVDLNTTDFKNIKETGGQCVNCHMPQTPFMQRHWRHDHGWTIPDPLLTKQFGIPNACNRCHTTNTVDWAIEWVDKWYGDKMNRPYRQRAQTAARARRGDPAARAPLLEMLARDPIPYWRAAAAALLDPWLHEPDVTAALVRQLADTNELVRAHVAQALGGLTRDGTRAPPTVEKALREALADPIRAVRFQAASALRGQLDPHAPVMREYLHTLQLNADQPAGQMQLGLFHLARNDNAQAAAHFQKAVEWDPRSPAIRHEYAVILSQAGHIQEAVRHLREAVRLAPQDAEMRYKLGLALNEANDLRACATELEHAVHLDPNHHRAWYNLGLARNALGDPSGAVEALRRAEALAPADARIPYAAATIFARMGRLADARAAARRALAIHPQDADTLRLLQYLEAQR from the coding sequence ATGAGCGCTGCTCCGCATCGCGCCTCCCGGCACCCCCGGCACGCTTCGGCCCCACGCCGGCGTTGGCTGCCTTGGGGAACCGGCCTCCTCGCGGTCATCGCCTTGGCGCTCTGCTGGTGGCATTGGCGAACTCCGCATCCATCCCCCCCCGCTCAGCCCCCCGCTTCGCCATCCGCCGCCTCCGCCGCCTCCGCCGCCAACCAGGACATCCCCAAGGTGAACTTTTTTCAGTTGGCGCCGGAAAAAGAAGTCTTTGCCCAATATGGCGGCTCCGAAAGTTGCCGCGAATGTCATGCCGAAGCCTATGCGCATTGGCGGCACTCCAATCACGCCCTCGCCGAGCGGCCCGTGGACCCCGCACGAGACCGGCCCGCCTTTGACCCGCCCCGAGCCTTCCACCATGGCACCCAATTCACCGGCGTCCGGTATGAAAACGGCCGTTTTGAAGTGCGCACCCCCGGCCCCACCAACCACGGGCCTTTTGTCGTGGAGCGAGTCATTGGCAACTTCCCCCTGCTCCAATACCTCACGCCTTTTCCCGGCGGGCGCTGGCAAACCTTGGAAGCCTCCTATGACCCCGTTTCCAATGAATGGTTCAATGTCTTTGGCCAGGAGGACCGCCAGCCCGGTGAATGGGGCCACTGGTCCGGCCGTGGCATGAACTGGAACAGCATGTGCGCCGGCTGCCACAATACGCGCCTGCGCAAAAATTACGACGCCCGCACCGATGCCTACCGCACCACCATGGCTGAAATGAGCGTGGGCTGCGAAGCCTGCCACGGCCCCATGAAAGACCACAACCAATGGCAGTACCAACACAAAGGCTCCGGCCTCCCCGACCCCACCCTGCGCAAACCCACCCGCCAGCAAACCCTGCATACCTGCGCCTTTTGTCATGCCCGCCGCATGGACCTCACTGGCGATTTCAAGCCCGGCGACAACTTCTGGGACCATTTCATGCTCCAAATCGTGGACCAGACCGACATCTTTTATCCCGACGGCCAGATTCGCGATGAAGACTATGAATTTGCCCCCTTCCTCGGCAGCCGCATGCACGCCCAGGGCGGAGTCACCTGCGCCGACTGCCACCATCCCCACACCATGAAACCCCTGCTGCCGGGCAATCTGTTGTGCGCCCGCTGCCACGAAGGCTCCCACACCAACGCCCCCATCATTGACCCCGTTAAACACAGTTTCCACAAGGTGTTCAACCCTTTCGTGAACACCAATGGCGAGCTGGTGGAGGTGGACCTGAACACCACTGATTTTAAGAACATCAAGGAAACGGGCGGACAATGCGTGAATTGCCACATGCCCCAAACCCCCTTCATGCAACGCCATTGGCGCCATGACCACGGCTGGACCATCCCCGACCCGCTCCTCACCAAACAATTCGGCATCCCCAACGCCTGCAACCGCTGCCACACCACCAACACCGTGGACTGGGCCATCGAATGGGTGGACAAATGGTACGGTGATAAAATGAATCGTCCCTACCGCCAGCGCGCCCAGACCGCCGCCCGCGCCCGCCGCGGCGACCCGGCCGCCCGCGCGCCCTTGCTGGAAATGCTCGCCCGCGACCCCATCCCCTACTGGCGCGCGGCCGCCGCTGCCTTGTTGGACCCCTGGCTGCACGAGCCTGACGTCACCGCCGCCCTGGTGCGCCAGCTTGCCGACACCAACGAGCTGGTGCGCGCCCACGTCGCGCAGGCGTTGGGCGGTTTGACCCGCGACGGAACCCGGGCGCCGCCGACGGTGGAAAAGGCGCTCCGGGAAGCGTTGGCGGACCCCATTCGCGCCGTGCGCTTTCAGGCCGCCTCCGCCCTGCGGGGCCAGCTTGACCCCCACGCTCCGGTGATGCGCGAATACCTGCACACCCTGCAACTCAACGCCGATCAACCCGCCGGCCAGATGCAGCTCGGACTCTTTCACCTGGCCCGCAATGATAACGCGCAGGCCGCGGCCCACTTCCAAAAAGCGGTGGAATGGGACCCGCGCTCGCCCGCCATCCGCCATGAATACGCCGTCATCCTCAGCCAGGCCGGCCACATTCAAGAGGCCGTGCGCCACCTGCGCGAAGCCGTGCGGCTGGCGCCTCAGGATGCCGAGATGCGTTACAAACTCGGGCTGGCCTTGAATGAAGCCAATGACCTTCGCGCTTGCGCCACCGAGTTGGAACACGCCGTGCACCTGGACCCCAACCATCATCGCGCCTGGTACAACCTGGGCCTGGCCCGCAACGCCCTGGGCGATCCTTCCGGAGCCGTGGAGGCCTTGCGCCGCGCGGAGGCCCTCGCGCCTGCTGATGCCCGCATTCCCTATGCCGCCGCCACCATCTTCGCCCGCATGGGGCGCCTGGCCGATGCCCGCGCCGCCGCCCGCCGCGCCCTGGCCATCCATCCCCAGGACGCCGATACCCTGCGGCTGTTGCAATATCTGGAGGCGCAACGTTAG
- a CDS encoding Gfo/Idh/MocA family protein encodes MNSASLPSRRRFLQTTSAAVVAAPWILSSARAAAMETPLKIGLVGCGGRGSGAALNALRADPNVQLTALGDVFEAPLRNSLADLQSKHPDKVKVTPEHCFVGLDAYKKVIESGVDVVLLATPPGFRPQHLAAAVAAGKHVFCEKPMATDAPGVRSVMESAKIARQKKLAIVAGFCWRYNQARREFYKRVHDGALGAIRAIYATYLTSPVKPMPPASSRPPGMGDVEWQLRNWYNFVWLSGDGLVEQACHSVDKIAWAMQDKPPLKAVANGGRNVPNGEGNIYDHIDVFYEYPNGVRAFMAQRQISNCVGDNSDYLMGEKGTGTIKGWNVPVIQTTELWRYRGESKDMYQMEHDELFASIRKGEPINDGEWMATSTLMAIMGRMAAYTGKEITWEMALNSKEQLVPENLTWDMKLPIKPLAVPGKTEFI; translated from the coding sequence ATGAATTCTGCGTCTCTTCCTTCGCGCCGCCGTTTCCTGCAAACCACTTCCGCGGCGGTGGTGGCCGCGCCATGGATTTTATCGAGCGCCCGGGCTGCGGCGATGGAAACGCCCTTGAAAATTGGACTGGTGGGTTGTGGGGGTCGTGGGTCGGGGGCGGCGCTGAATGCCTTGCGGGCCGATCCGAATGTGCAATTGACGGCGTTGGGGGATGTGTTTGAGGCGCCGCTGAGAAACTCGCTGGCCGATTTGCAAAGCAAGCATCCGGACAAGGTCAAGGTGACGCCGGAGCATTGTTTTGTGGGGTTGGACGCCTACAAGAAAGTCATCGAGAGCGGGGTGGACGTGGTGCTGCTGGCGACCCCGCCGGGTTTTCGCCCCCAACACCTGGCTGCCGCCGTGGCCGCCGGCAAACATGTGTTTTGCGAGAAGCCCATGGCCACCGATGCTCCGGGCGTGCGGTCGGTCATGGAGTCGGCCAAAATCGCCCGGCAAAAGAAGCTGGCCATCGTGGCTGGTTTTTGCTGGCGGTACAACCAGGCGCGGCGGGAGTTTTACAAGCGGGTGCATGACGGGGCGCTGGGGGCGATTCGCGCCATATACGCCACCTACCTGACCAGTCCGGTAAAACCGATGCCGCCCGCGAGTAGCCGCCCGCCGGGGATGGGGGACGTGGAATGGCAGTTGCGGAATTGGTACAACTTTGTGTGGCTCTCGGGGGATGGCCTGGTGGAGCAGGCCTGCCATAGTGTGGACAAAATTGCGTGGGCCATGCAGGACAAACCGCCGCTTAAAGCCGTGGCCAATGGGGGGCGCAACGTGCCCAACGGCGAGGGCAACATTTACGACCACATTGACGTGTTTTACGAGTATCCAAACGGGGTGCGGGCCTTCATGGCGCAGCGTCAAATATCCAACTGTGTGGGGGATAACTCGGATTATTTGATGGGGGAGAAGGGCACGGGGACCATCAAGGGGTGGAATGTGCCGGTGATTCAAACGACGGAATTGTGGCGCTACCGGGGCGAAAGCAAAGACATGTATCAGATGGAGCACGATGAACTGTTTGCCTCCATCCGGAAGGGTGAACCGATTAATGACGGTGAGTGGATGGCCACCAGCACGTTGATGGCCATCATGGGGCGCATGGCGGCGTACACCGGCAAGGAAATCACCTGGGAAATGGCCCTGAATTCCAAAGAACAGCTCGTGCCCGAAAACCTGACGTGGGACATGAAGCTGCCCATCAAGCCTTTGGCGGTGCCGGGTAAGACAGAGTTCATTTGA
- the tmk gene encoding dTMP kinase produces the protein MGWFITFEGTEGSGKSTQIERLARRLRQSGREVLTLREPGGTAISEQIRELVKHYFEGGAMTPETELLLICAARAQLVREVIRPALLAGRCVLCDRFYDSTTAYQGYGRQLDLQQVQSIIDFAVDGTRPDLTFVLHVPLAVSEVRRMARGQPPARDRMEEAGRDFFARVEEGYRRIAAAEPGRVKWLEATGTVEEIEAAIWRECCRLPGLVPA, from the coding sequence ATGGGCTGGTTCATCACCTTCGAGGGCACGGAAGGCAGCGGCAAGTCCACCCAAATCGAGCGGCTGGCGCGGCGCCTGCGCCAAAGCGGGCGCGAAGTCCTCACCCTCCGTGAACCCGGCGGCACGGCCATCAGCGAGCAAATCCGCGAGTTGGTCAAACACTACTTCGAGGGGGGCGCCATGACGCCAGAAACCGAGCTGCTGCTTATCTGCGCCGCGCGCGCCCAATTGGTGCGCGAGGTCATCCGCCCCGCCCTGCTGGCCGGCCGGTGTGTGTTGTGCGACCGCTTTTATGATTCCACCACGGCATATCAGGGATACGGCCGGCAACTGGATTTGCAGCAGGTCCAGTCCATCATTGATTTTGCCGTGGACGGCACGCGGCCCGATTTAACCTTCGTCTTGCATGTGCCGCTGGCCGTCAGTGAAGTCCGCCGCATGGCGCGCGGTCAGCCGCCGGCTCGCGACCGCATGGAAGAAGCCGGGCGTGATTTTTTTGCACGGGTGGAGGAAGGTTATCGCCGCATTGCCGCCGCCGAGCCGGGGCGGGTCAAGTGGCTGGAGGCCACCGGCACCGTGGAGGAAATTGAAGCGGCCATCTGGCGGGAATGTTGCCGCCTGCCAGGCCTGGTGCCCGCCTGA